One region of Streptococcus salivarius genomic DNA includes:
- the dnaN gene encoding DNA polymerase III subunit beta — MIQFAINKAYFLQALHTTRRAISSKNAIPILSTIKIEVTSDGIYLTGSNGQISIENSISVSEENAGLLITQPGSILLEANFFINVVSSLPDVTLTFEEIEQYQVLLKSGKSEITLKGKDVEQYPRIQEVDSLTPLLMDTKVLKSIIAETSFAASTQESRPILTGVHFVLSNHKDLKAVATDSHRMSQRQLVLEHSADNFDVVIPSRSLKELSAVFSDDIENLEVFFSANQILFRSETISFYTRLLEGNYPDTNRLLSDSFETEVVFETASLRSAMERSYLISNASQSGTVKLEIINGSVSAHVNSPEVGKVNEDIDVQDVSGSDLVISFNPTYLIDALKALKSETVRVRFISPVRPFTLTPADDSENFIQLITPVRTN; from the coding sequence ATGATTCAATTTGCGATTAATAAAGCTTATTTCTTACAAGCACTTCATACAACTCGCCGTGCTATTTCTTCTAAAAATGCTATCCCAATTCTATCAACGATTAAAATCGAAGTTACCAGTGATGGTATCTATTTGACAGGATCAAATGGGCAAATCTCAATTGAAAATAGTATCTCAGTTTCAGAAGAAAATGCAGGCCTATTAATTACACAGCCAGGTAGTATCCTTTTGGAAGCCAACTTTTTCATTAATGTTGTCTCAAGCTTGCCTGATGTTACCCTAACTTTTGAAGAAATTGAACAATACCAAGTTTTACTGAAGAGTGGTAAATCAGAAATTACCTTGAAAGGGAAAGATGTTGAACAATATCCCCGTATTCAGGAAGTTGATAGCTTGACGCCATTACTCATGGACACAAAAGTATTAAAATCTATCATTGCTGAAACGTCATTCGCAGCAAGCACACAAGAAAGTCGTCCAATTTTAACCGGTGTTCACTTTGTTCTTTCAAATCATAAAGATCTCAAAGCTGTAGCAACGGACTCTCACCGTATGAGCCAACGCCAACTTGTTTTGGAGCATTCTGCAGATAACTTTGATGTTGTAATCCCAAGTCGCTCACTTAAAGAATTATCGGCAGTCTTTAGCGATGATATTGAAAATTTAGAGGTTTTCTTCTCAGCAAATCAAATTCTATTCCGTAGTGAAACAATTTCTTTCTATACACGTTTACTTGAAGGAAATTATCCAGACACGAATCGTCTCTTATCTGATTCATTTGAAACAGAAGTTGTTTTCGAGACCGCTAGCCTTCGTTCTGCTATGGAACGTTCATATTTGATTTCTAATGCTAGTCAAAGTGGTACCGTAAAACTCGAAATCATCAATGGTAGTGTCAGTGCCCATGTTAATTCGCCAGAAGTCGGAAAGGTTAATGAGGATATTGATGTGCAAGATGTTTCTGGTAGTGATTTGGTCATTAGTTTCAATCCAACCTACCTAATAGATGCTTTGAAAGCTCTTAAGAGTGAGACTGTACGTGTACGTTTCATTTCACCAGTACGTCCATTTACTTTGACGCCAGCTGATGACAGTGAGAATTTTATTCAATTGATTACACCTGTAAGAACAAACTAA
- a CDS encoding DUF951 domain-containing protein, with protein sequence MYQIGSLVEMKKPHACTIKATGKKANEWEVTRLGADIKIRCTNCDHVVMMSRHDFEKKLKKIL encoded by the coding sequence ATGTACCAAATTGGAAGTTTAGTTGAAATGAAAAAACCACATGCTTGTACCATCAAAGCAACAGGAAAAAAAGCTAACGAATGGGAAGTTACCCGTCTTGGAGCTGACATTAAGATTCGTTGTACAAATTGTGATCATGTGGTTATGATGAGTCGTCATGATTTCGAAAAGAAACTTAAGAAGATTTTATAA
- the ychF gene encoding redox-regulated ATPase YchF, whose amino-acid sequence MALTAGIVGLPNVGKSTLFNAITKAGAEAANYPFATIDPNVGMVEVPDERLTKLTELITPKKTVPTTFEFTDIAGIVKGASKGEGLGNKFLANIREVDAIVHVVRAFDDENVMREQGREDAFVDPMADIDTINLELILADLESINKRYARVEKIARTQKDKDSVAEFNILQKIKPVLEDGKSARTIDFTEEEQKIVKGLFLLTTKPVLYVANVDEDQVANPDDIDYVKQIREFAATENAEVVVISARVEEEISELDDEDKEMFLEDLGLTESGVDKLTRAAYHLLGLGTYFTAGEKEVRAWTFKRGIKAPQAAGIIHSDFEKGFIRAVTMSYDDLIKYGSEKAVKEAGRLREEGKEYVVQDGDIMEFRFNV is encoded by the coding sequence ATGGCTTTAACAGCAGGTATCGTTGGTTTGCCAAACGTTGGTAAATCAACTCTTTTCAATGCAATTACAAAAGCGGGTGCGGAAGCTGCTAACTATCCTTTCGCGACAATTGATCCAAACGTCGGAATGGTTGAGGTACCAGACGAGCGTTTGACGAAACTGACTGAACTTATTACCCCTAAAAAGACAGTTCCAACCACATTTGAGTTCACAGATATTGCGGGTATCGTAAAAGGAGCATCAAAGGGTGAAGGTCTTGGAAATAAGTTCTTGGCGAACATTCGTGAAGTAGATGCGATTGTCCATGTGGTTCGTGCTTTCGATGACGAAAATGTTATGCGTGAACAAGGGCGTGAGGATGCCTTTGTAGATCCGATGGCTGATATTGATACAATCAACCTAGAATTGATTTTGGCTGACCTTGAATCAATTAACAAACGTTATGCGCGTGTCGAAAAAATTGCTCGTACACAAAAAGATAAAGATTCTGTGGCAGAGTTTAATATTCTTCAAAAGATTAAACCTGTTCTAGAAGATGGTAAGTCTGCACGTACGATTGATTTTACTGAGGAAGAGCAAAAAATTGTTAAGGGACTCTTCCTCTTGACAACAAAACCAGTACTTTATGTGGCTAACGTTGATGAAGACCAAGTCGCAAATCCTGATGATATTGATTATGTCAAACAAATTCGTGAGTTTGCAGCGACTGAAAATGCAGAAGTAGTTGTTATCTCGGCACGTGTTGAGGAAGAAATTTCTGAATTGGATGATGAAGACAAAGAAATGTTCTTGGAAGACCTTGGTTTGACAGAATCAGGAGTTGATAAACTGACACGCGCAGCCTATCACTTGCTTGGTCTAGGAACTTACTTTACTGCTGGTGAGAAAGAAGTGCGTGCTTGGACCTTTAAACGCGGCATCAAGGCTCCACAAGCAGCAGGAATTATCCACTCTGACTTCGAGAAAGGCTTTATCCGTGCCGTAACCATGTCTTACGATGATCTTATTAAATATGGCTCTGAGAAAGCTGTTAAGGAAGCTGGTCGCCTTCGTGAAGAAGGAAAAGAATATGTTGTTCAAGATGGCGACATCATGGAATTCCGTTTCAACGTTTAG
- the pth gene encoding aminoacyl-tRNA hydrolase, producing MTKLVVGLGNPGSKYHETRHNVGFMAIDLMAKELGLTFSEEKTFKAEVASTFLNGEKVYFVKPTTFMNLSGLAVRALLAYYNIPMEDFIVIYDDLDMEVGKLRFRQKGSAGGHNGIKSIIAETGTQEFDRIKIGIGRPQKGMTVVNHVLGKFSEDDYATILLTLDKVETALNHYLKTNDFEDTMRRYNG from the coding sequence ATGACAAAATTAGTAGTTGGCTTGGGAAATCCTGGTTCAAAATACCATGAGACACGTCACAATGTTGGGTTTATGGCTATTGACCTAATGGCTAAGGAACTGGGATTAACCTTTTCTGAAGAAAAGACCTTTAAGGCTGAAGTGGCTTCGACCTTTTTAAACGGTGAAAAGGTTTATTTTGTGAAACCAACGACCTTTATGAATCTATCTGGTCTAGCTGTTAGAGCATTGCTGGCTTATTACAATATTCCCATGGAGGATTTTATCGTTATTTACGATGATTTAGATATGGAAGTTGGGAAATTGCGCTTTCGTCAAAAAGGTTCAGCAGGTGGTCATAATGGGATTAAATCTATCATTGCTGAAACTGGCACTCAAGAATTTGACCGTATAAAAATTGGTATTGGCCGCCCACAGAAAGGAATGACGGTCGTTAATCATGTCCTGGGAAAATTTAGTGAAGATGATTATGCCACAATTTTACTGACTTTAGACAAGGTAGAGACGGCCCTCAATCATTACCTTAAAACCAATGATTTCGAAGACACCATGAGGCGTTATAATGGCTAA